In one Streptomyces sp. NBC_00597 genomic region, the following are encoded:
- a CDS encoding TROVE domain-containing protein: MARFNLRAFRTAAAPAAAAPTSPVRSTRGRAANHQGGPGFVRDPRSELFLLAVANFVTQRTFYESGEARDDRFCALVRRLAVEDPAWTAGLLGWLRTDANMRTASLVGAAEYVKARLDAGAGDGPSNRSVVDRVLQRADEPGELLAYWTATHGRNVPKPVKRGIADAVRRLYSGTSLLKYDTASKGFRFGDVLNLVHASPDPAKPWQGELFRYALDRRHHPETARVPAGNRTLLAHRELMELPVEERRAQVIAPDGAERLAAAGMTWEALAGWLRGPMDAAAWEAIIPSMGAMALLRNLRNFDQAGVSDAVAAQVTAKLCDPEVVARSRQFPFRYLAAYQHAPSLRWAYPLEQALGHSLANVPALPGRTLVLVDRSGSMWAPLSDRSRLNRADAAAVFGTALALRAQAADLVQFGTQSKQVPYERGESVLKVLERFEDLGGTCTAEAVRRHYAGHDRVLIVTDEQATYHHGGDPTALVPGEVPVYTWNLAGHRTGHAPSGSANRHTFGGLTDGAFRMVTLIEDGRDADWPWVAQAP, encoded by the coding sequence ATGGCTCGCTTCAACCTGCGCGCGTTCAGGACGGCGGCTGCACCGGCTGCCGCCGCGCCCACCTCGCCCGTACGTTCCACCCGCGGTCGCGCCGCCAACCACCAGGGCGGCCCCGGCTTCGTCCGCGATCCGCGCTCCGAGCTGTTCCTGCTCGCCGTCGCCAACTTCGTGACGCAGCGGACCTTCTACGAGAGCGGCGAGGCCCGCGACGACCGGTTCTGCGCACTCGTGCGCCGACTGGCCGTCGAGGACCCCGCGTGGACCGCCGGCCTGCTCGGCTGGCTGCGTACCGACGCGAACATGCGGACCGCCTCGCTGGTCGGAGCGGCCGAGTACGTCAAGGCGCGGCTCGATGCCGGAGCGGGCGACGGGCCGTCGAACCGCAGCGTCGTGGACCGTGTGCTGCAGCGTGCGGACGAGCCCGGCGAACTGCTGGCCTACTGGACGGCGACGCACGGGCGCAACGTGCCCAAGCCGGTCAAGCGCGGCATCGCCGATGCCGTACGCAGGCTGTATTCCGGCACGTCGCTGCTGAAGTACGACACCGCGTCCAAAGGCTTCCGCTTCGGCGACGTGTTGAACCTCGTACACGCCTCCCCCGATCCCGCCAAGCCCTGGCAGGGCGAGCTGTTCCGCTACGCCCTCGACCGGCGCCACCACCCGGAGACGGCACGCGTACCGGCCGGCAACCGCACCCTGCTCGCCCACCGGGAACTCATGGAACTCCCGGTCGAGGAGCGCCGGGCGCAGGTCATCGCGCCGGACGGGGCCGAGCGGCTCGCCGCCGCGGGCATGACCTGGGAGGCACTGGCCGGCTGGCTCCGGGGGCCGATGGACGCGGCCGCGTGGGAGGCGATCATCCCGTCCATGGGCGCGATGGCGCTGCTGCGGAACCTGCGCAACTTCGACCAGGCCGGTGTCTCGGACGCGGTGGCCGCGCAAGTAACGGCGAAGCTCTGCGACCCGGAAGTCGTCGCCCGGTCCCGACAGTTCCCCTTCCGCTACCTGGCCGCCTACCAGCACGCGCCCTCGCTGCGCTGGGCGTACCCGCTGGAGCAGGCGCTCGGCCACTCGCTGGCCAACGTACCCGCGCTGCCGGGCCGGACGCTGGTCCTCGTGGACCGGTCGGGGTCGATGTGGGCGCCGCTGTCGGACCGCTCCCGACTCAACCGGGCGGACGCGGCGGCCGTCTTCGGTACGGCGCTGGCGCTGCGCGCCCAGGCCGCGGACCTGGTGCAGTTCGGGACGCAGAGCAAGCAGGTCCCGTACGAGCGGGGCGAGTCGGTACTGAAGGTGCTGGAGCGGTTCGAGGACCTCGGCGGCACCTGCACCGCCGAGGCCGTGCGGCGGCACTACGCGGGGCACGACCGGGTCCTGATCGTCACCGACGAGCAGGCGACCTACCACCACGGCGGCGACCCGACGGCCCTCGTCCCCGGCGAGGTCCCGGTGTACACGTGGAACCTGGCCGGGCACCGGACGGGCCACGCGCCCTCCGGGTCCGCCAACCGGCACACCTTCGGCGGGCTCACCGACGGGGCGTTCCGCATGGTCACCCTGATCGAGGACGGCCGGGACGCGGACTGGCCGTGGGTGGCGCAGGCCCCGTAG
- a CDS encoding NADAR family protein, translating to MEKIDKLIEQVSRGERLKYLPFWGHRPRPDGTLGPSCMSQWWPSPFTVGDVLYATAEHWMMAGKARLFGDPEAERAALEAKTPAEAKKAGRLVRDFDEATWERERFALVVEGSVHKFASTPELRGYLLGTGNRVLVEASPLDSIWGIGLAADDDRALDPSRWRGLNLLGFALMEARDRLRTDAA from the coding sequence ATGGAAAAGATCGACAAGTTGATCGAGCAGGTCAGCCGTGGTGAGAGGCTGAAGTACCTGCCGTTCTGGGGACACCGGCCGCGTCCGGACGGGACGCTCGGCCCCAGCTGCATGAGCCAGTGGTGGCCGTCGCCCTTCACCGTGGGTGATGTCCTGTACGCCACGGCGGAGCACTGGATGATGGCCGGCAAGGCCCGCCTGTTCGGGGACCCCGAGGCGGAGCGCGCCGCGCTGGAGGCGAAGACTCCGGCGGAGGCCAAGAAGGCCGGGCGGCTCGTGCGCGACTTCGACGAGGCGACGTGGGAGCGGGAGCGGTTCGCGCTGGTGGTGGAGGGCAGCGTGCACAAGTTCGCGTCCACCCCCGAGCTGCGCGGGTACCTGCTGGGCACGGGGAACCGGGTGCTGGTGGAGGCGAGCCCGTTGGACAGCATCTGGGGCATCGGCCTCGCCGCGGACGACGACCGCGCACTGGACCCGTCCCGCTGGCGCGGTCTGAACCTCCTGGGCTTCGCCCTGATGGAGGCCCGCGACCGGCTGCGCACGGACGCGGCCTGA
- a CDS encoding histidine kinase, producing MRAWGERIRRADPRWQDLGLTLLVQVATTIPFVVPRDPQDSPATWTAYLLMTLGNVPLVWRRQAPVAAIFGMVAAGSLYTLALDGPGQPLPYAPLVGVYTMALLCPARVRVAMGVTLTGLILASVALNTGTAKELLFALFVFAAAYALGRLQYTRQAYTVAVEARAAELERANRIEAEQAAARERARIAREMHDILSHAVSIMIVQAEAGPVAVRRAPERAEAAFDAIAETGRDAMAQLRTMLGVLRTDRAQEVAPRSPQPGIAELPLLLERVRGSGPQVSYERTGAVRVLPAALEATVHRVVQEALTNAVKHSGASNVSVRLEYGPGALTVTVTDDGQGPGTRSGTGPGAVPGSGAGGPSGGHGLIGIRERAAAHGGTAEFGPGPGGLGFSVRVVLVTSPLEVGR from the coding sequence ATGCGCGCCTGGGGGGAGCGGATCCGGCGGGCGGATCCGCGGTGGCAGGACCTGGGACTGACGCTGCTGGTCCAGGTGGCGACGACGATTCCGTTCGTCGTGCCCCGCGATCCGCAGGATTCGCCGGCCACCTGGACGGCGTACCTGTTGATGACGCTGGGCAACGTGCCGTTGGTGTGGCGGCGGCAGGCGCCCGTGGCGGCGATCTTCGGGATGGTCGCGGCCGGGTCGCTCTACACGCTGGCACTGGACGGGCCCGGCCAGCCGCTGCCGTACGCCCCGCTGGTCGGCGTGTACACGATGGCGCTGCTGTGCCCGGCCCGGGTGCGGGTCGCGATGGGCGTGACCCTGACCGGGCTGATCCTCGCCTCCGTGGCGCTCAACACCGGGACGGCCAAGGAGCTGCTGTTCGCGTTGTTCGTCTTCGCCGCGGCCTACGCCCTGGGGCGGCTCCAGTACACGCGGCAGGCCTACACGGTCGCCGTCGAGGCCCGGGCCGCGGAGCTGGAGCGGGCGAACCGGATCGAGGCGGAGCAGGCGGCGGCGCGCGAACGCGCCCGAATAGCGCGGGAGATGCACGACATCCTCTCGCACGCGGTCAGCATCATGATCGTGCAGGCGGAGGCCGGTCCGGTGGCGGTGCGCAGGGCGCCGGAGCGGGCGGAGGCCGCGTTCGACGCGATCGCCGAGACGGGGCGGGACGCGATGGCGCAGCTGCGGACCATGCTGGGCGTGCTGCGGACGGACCGGGCGCAGGAGGTGGCTCCGCGGTCGCCGCAGCCCGGGATCGCGGAGCTGCCGCTGCTGCTGGAGCGGGTCCGGGGCAGCGGGCCGCAGGTGTCGTACGAGCGGACGGGCGCGGTGCGCGTTCTGCCGGCGGCGCTGGAGGCGACGGTGCACCGGGTGGTGCAGGAGGCGCTGACGAACGCGGTGAAGCATTCCGGGGCGTCAAACGTGTCGGTGCGGCTGGAGTACGGGCCGGGGGCACTCACGGTGACGGTGACGGACGACGGGCAGGGGCCGGGGACCCGGTCGGGAACCGGGCCGGGGGCGGTACCGGGGTCCGGTGCCGGCGGGCCGTCCGGCGGGCACGGGCTGATCGGGATCCGGGAGCGGGCGGCGGCGCACGGCGGTACGGCGGAGTTCGGCCCGGGCCCCGGCGGCCTGGGGTTCTCGGTCCGCGTCGTGCTAGTAACCTCGCCGCTGGAGGTGGGGCGTTGA
- a CDS encoding ABC transporter ATP-binding protein encodes MTDKTAGGDVRLAGISKHYGSFTAVHPLDLTIPQGSFFALLGASGCGKTTTLRMIAGLEEPSTGTVHLGDREVTQLPPYKRPVNTVFQSYALFPHLNIYENVAFGLRRRGIKSVKKQVDDMLELVELGQFAQRKPHQLSGGQQQRVAVARALINHPQVLLLDEPLGALDLKLRRQMQLELKRIQTEVGITFVHVTHDQEEAMTMADTVAVMSGGRVEQLGAPAELYENPRTTFVANFLGTSNLIEAEVLEAGGSGVVVSSSGTKLRLPAARCSTTPKTGGKLLVGVRPEKISLVHADEVDTIAAGRNKVHGKIAASSFIGVSTQFVIDSQVCPELEVYVQNIERDARLAPGADVVLHWNPEHTFGLDAAQDIDAGIETVEEGA; translated from the coding sequence ATGACTGACAAGACCGCGGGCGGCGACGTCCGCCTCGCCGGGATCAGCAAGCACTACGGCTCGTTCACCGCAGTGCACCCGCTGGATCTCACCATCCCCCAGGGCTCCTTCTTCGCCCTGCTCGGCGCCTCGGGCTGCGGGAAGACCACCACACTGCGCATGATCGCCGGCCTGGAGGAGCCCTCCACCGGAACGGTCCACCTCGGCGACCGCGAGGTCACCCAGCTGCCGCCCTACAAGCGCCCCGTCAACACGGTGTTCCAGAGCTACGCGCTGTTCCCGCACCTGAACATCTACGAGAACGTGGCCTTCGGGCTGCGCCGCCGCGGCATCAAGTCCGTCAAGAAGCAGGTCGACGACATGCTGGAGCTGGTGGAGCTCGGCCAGTTCGCCCAGCGCAAGCCGCACCAGCTCTCCGGCGGCCAGCAGCAGCGCGTGGCCGTCGCCCGCGCTCTCATCAACCACCCCCAGGTGCTGCTCCTCGACGAGCCCCTCGGCGCACTCGACCTCAAGCTGCGCCGCCAGATGCAGCTGGAGCTCAAGCGGATCCAGACCGAGGTCGGCATCACCTTCGTGCACGTCACGCACGACCAGGAGGAGGCCATGACCATGGCCGACACGGTCGCCGTGATGAGCGGCGGTCGCGTCGAGCAGCTGGGCGCGCCCGCCGAGCTCTACGAGAACCCGCGGACCACCTTCGTCGCGAACTTCCTCGGCACGTCCAACCTCATCGAGGCCGAGGTCCTGGAGGCGGGCGGCTCCGGCGTGGTGGTCAGCTCGTCGGGGACGAAGCTGCGGCTGCCGGCGGCCCGATGTTCGACCACCCCTAAGACCGGCGGAAAGCTGCTGGTCGGGGTGCGCCCGGAGAAGATATCCCTGGTCCATGCGGACGAGGTGGACACCATCGCCGCCGGCCGCAACAAGGTCCACGGCAAGATCGCGGCCTCCTCCTTCATCGGGGTCTCCACCCAGTTCGTCATCGACAGCCAGGTCTGCCCCGAGCTGGAGGTGTACGTCCAGAACATCGAGCGCGACGCCCGCCTGGCCCCCGGCGCCGACGTCGTCCTGCACTGGAACCCGGAGCACACCTTCGGCCTCGACGCCGCCCAGGACATAGACGCCGGCATCGAGACGGTCGAGGAGGGCGCATGA
- a CDS encoding DUF4190 domain-containing protein, with product MTDQSPEPRDPWAPPERPAVELGKPQAAPGVSGSPSVHDQPTIAGMPGAEVPQAQIPGPAQTPTPTPAQTPTPAPGPAYGYPAQPDFGGYAYPGPPPAQPAYGHPGYPGQQGYPGYPGYPFHPPKSNGFGVTALVLGILGVVTCYLGLLFAVPALVFGILGRGKARRGEADNGPMALAGIILGAVGIVLSLLMIALVIAGVLLGDSGTGNDFDGPSSHTQIRENV from the coding sequence ATGACCGACCAGAGCCCCGAGCCGAGGGACCCGTGGGCGCCGCCGGAGCGGCCGGCGGTGGAGCTCGGGAAACCACAGGCCGCACCGGGCGTGTCGGGTTCGCCGTCCGTGCACGACCAGCCCACGATCGCGGGGATGCCGGGGGCTGAGGTTCCGCAGGCCCAGATACCCGGGCCGGCGCAGACGCCGACACCGACACCGGCGCAGACGCCGACGCCCGCTCCCGGGCCCGCCTACGGGTACCCGGCCCAGCCGGACTTCGGGGGGTACGCGTACCCCGGACCGCCGCCCGCGCAGCCGGCGTACGGCCACCCCGGGTACCCGGGCCAGCAGGGGTACCCCGGATACCCGGGTTACCCGTTCCACCCGCCGAAGAGCAATGGCTTCGGGGTCACCGCCCTCGTCCTCGGCATCCTGGGCGTGGTCACCTGCTACCTGGGCCTCCTGTTCGCGGTCCCGGCGCTCGTGTTCGGCATCCTGGGCCGTGGCAAGGCTCGGCGCGGCGAGGCCGACAACGGCCCGATGGCACTGGCCGGCATCATCCTGGGCGCGGTCGGCATCGTGCTCAGCCTGCTGATGATCGCGCTCGTGATCGCGGGTGTCCTGCTCGGCGACTCGGGGACCGGCAACGACTTCGACGGCCCGTCCTCGCACACGCAGATCCGCGAGAACGTCTGA
- a CDS encoding glycerophosphodiester phosphodiesterase produces the protein MAVMRTLTAVGHRGDPYRVRENTLPSIRSAFARGADAVEIDVRLTRDGVPVLLHDDTLQRLWGHEVRLDAVTAPQLKELTDGRVPTLREALMAAGAGRVMIDLPGATAGAVRTVVGQVRDCGARDRTYYCAGPDTMLAVRAADPGAEIALTWTTLSPPRRVLIDAVAPAWLNYRFGLVDRELTDALHKEGLLVSAWTADTTRTMRKLIAAGVDSVTTNRVDALTGVRAELGLSGR, from the coding sequence ATGGCGGTCATGCGCACCCTGACTGCCGTCGGTCACCGCGGCGATCCCTACCGTGTCCGTGAAAACACCCTGCCCTCGATCCGCTCGGCCTTCGCACGCGGAGCGGACGCGGTCGAAATCGACGTACGGCTGACCCGCGACGGGGTGCCGGTCCTGCTCCACGACGACACGCTCCAGCGGCTGTGGGGCCATGAGGTGCGCCTCGATGCCGTCACGGCCCCGCAGCTGAAGGAGTTGACGGACGGACGCGTCCCGACACTGCGCGAGGCCCTGATGGCGGCCGGCGCGGGCCGCGTGATGATCGACCTGCCCGGGGCGACGGCCGGGGCCGTACGGACGGTCGTCGGCCAGGTCCGGGACTGCGGGGCGCGCGACCGCACCTACTACTGCGCCGGCCCGGACACCATGCTGGCCGTGCGCGCCGCCGACCCGGGCGCCGAGATCGCGCTGACCTGGACCACGCTGTCGCCGCCCCGCCGGGTGCTGATCGACGCGGTGGCGCCGGCCTGGCTCAACTACCGGTTCGGACTGGTCGACCGGGAGCTGACGGACGCCCTCCACAAGGAGGGCCTGCTGGTCTCGGCCTGGACCGCGGACACCACACGGACGATGCGCAAGCTGATCGCGGCCGGAGTGGACTCCGTCACCACCAACCGCGTGGACGCGCTGACCGGCGTACGCGCCGAGCTCGGGCTGTCCGGCCGGTGA
- a CDS encoding adenosine deaminase, which translates to MPDLTPFIAGLPKAELHVHHVGSASPRIVAELAARHPDSKVPTDPEALADYFTFTDFAHFIEVYLSVVDLVRTPADVRTLTFEVARDMARQNIRYAELTITPYSSTRRGIDEKAFMEAIEDARKAAETELGVILRWCFDIPGEAGLEAAAETARLAVDLRPEGLVSFGLGGPEIGVPRPQFKPYFDAARAAGLHSVPHAGETTGPETIWDSIRELGAQRIGHGTSATQDPELLAYLAEHRIALEVCPTSNIATRAVTDLDRHPVKEMVQAGVLVTINSDDPPMFGSDLNNEYAVAARLLDLDERGLAQLAKNAVEASFLDEAGKAKLTAEIDTYTSAWLAR; encoded by the coding sequence ATGCCCGACCTGACCCCCTTCATCGCAGGGCTGCCCAAGGCGGAACTCCACGTCCACCACGTCGGCTCGGCCTCCCCGCGCATCGTGGCCGAACTCGCCGCCCGCCACCCCGACTCCAAGGTCCCCACCGACCCCGAGGCGCTCGCCGACTACTTCACGTTCACCGACTTCGCGCATTTCATCGAGGTCTACCTCTCCGTCGTCGACCTGGTCCGCACCCCCGCCGACGTACGCACCCTGACCTTCGAAGTCGCCCGCGACATGGCCCGGCAGAACATCCGCTACGCCGAACTGACCATCACCCCGTACTCCTCCACCCGTCGCGGCATCGACGAGAAGGCCTTCATGGAGGCCATCGAGGACGCCCGCAAGGCCGCCGAGACCGAACTTGGCGTCATCCTGCGCTGGTGCTTCGACATCCCCGGCGAGGCAGGCCTGGAGGCCGCCGCCGAGACCGCGCGCCTCGCCGTCGACCTGCGCCCGGAGGGCCTGGTCTCCTTCGGCCTCGGCGGCCCCGAGATCGGCGTCCCCCGCCCGCAGTTCAAGCCGTACTTCGACGCCGCCCGGGCCGCCGGCCTGCACAGCGTGCCGCACGCCGGCGAGACCACCGGCCCGGAGACGATCTGGGACTCGATCCGCGAACTGGGCGCCCAGCGCATCGGCCACGGCACCAGCGCCACGCAGGACCCGGAGCTCCTCGCCTACCTCGCCGAGCACCGGATCGCGCTGGAGGTCTGCCCGACCTCCAACATCGCCACGCGCGCCGTGACCGACCTGGACCGCCACCCGGTCAAGGAGATGGTGCAGGCGGGCGTGCTCGTCACCATCAACAGCGACGACCCGCCGATGTTCGGCTCCGACCTCAACAACGAGTACGCGGTCGCCGCGCGCCTCCTCGACCTCGACGAGCGCGGGCTCGCGCAGTTGGCGAAGAACGCCGTCGAGGCGTCCTTCCTGGACGAGGCCGGCAAGGCGAAGCTCACCGCGGAGATCGACACGTACACCTCAGCCTGGCTGGCGCGCTGA
- a CDS encoding spermidine/putrescine ABC transporter substrate-binding protein → MEQFEPDRLSAAQLAAMRRSLTSGRGALTRRSLLRASGVGALTLGGLASLSACGIPPAKRAGDTTVASDDHSDREKEINFSNWTEYMDTSEDEKSHPTLEEFTKRTGIAVKYTEDINDNVEFFGKVRPQLAAGQDTGRDLIVVTDWLAARIIRLGWAQKLDPSHLPHAYANLIPQFRTPDWDPGRSYSYPWTGIDTVIAYNAKATDGKKVDSVTQLLDDPSLKGRVGFLTEMRDSVGMTLIDQGKDPASFTTADFDAAIGRLQKGVDTKQIRRFTGNDYTADLDKGDLAACLAWAGDVIQLQAGNPDIKYAIPAPGYITSSDNLLVPAHARHKANAEKLIDFYYEPPIAAQLAAFISYVCPVDGVKEDLAKIDPALADNPLIIPDKAMAAKAHAFRTLSSEEETAYEEKFAKLIGA, encoded by the coding sequence ATGGAGCAGTTCGAGCCCGACCGCCTCTCGGCGGCGCAACTCGCCGCGATGCGGCGCAGCCTCACCAGCGGGCGCGGCGCCCTCACCCGCCGCTCGCTGCTGCGCGCCTCCGGTGTCGGAGCGCTCACCCTCGGCGGCCTGGCCTCCCTGTCCGCCTGCGGCATCCCGCCGGCCAAACGCGCGGGCGACACCACCGTCGCCTCCGACGACCACTCGGACCGGGAGAAGGAGATCAACTTCTCCAACTGGACCGAGTACATGGACACCAGCGAGGACGAGAAGTCCCACCCCACGCTGGAGGAGTTCACCAAGCGCACCGGGATCGCGGTCAAGTACACCGAGGACATCAACGACAACGTCGAGTTCTTCGGCAAGGTCCGCCCGCAGCTCGCGGCCGGCCAGGACACCGGCCGCGACCTGATCGTCGTCACCGACTGGCTCGCCGCGCGCATCATCCGGCTCGGCTGGGCGCAGAAGCTGGACCCCTCCCACCTGCCGCACGCCTACGCCAACCTGATCCCTCAGTTCCGCACCCCCGACTGGGATCCGGGCCGTTCGTACAGCTACCCCTGGACCGGCATCGACACCGTCATCGCCTACAACGCGAAGGCGACCGACGGCAAGAAGGTCGACTCCGTCACGCAGCTGCTCGACGACCCCTCCCTCAAGGGTCGCGTCGGGTTCCTCACCGAGATGCGCGACAGCGTCGGCATGACCCTGATCGACCAGGGCAAGGACCCGGCGAGCTTCACCACCGCCGACTTCGACGCGGCCATCGGCCGGCTCCAGAAGGGCGTGGACACCAAGCAGATCCGCCGTTTCACGGGCAACGACTACACCGCGGACCTCGACAAGGGCGACCTCGCCGCCTGCCTGGCCTGGGCCGGCGACGTCATCCAGCTCCAGGCCGGCAACCCGGACATCAAGTACGCGATACCGGCGCCCGGTTACATCACCTCCAGCGACAACCTGCTGGTCCCCGCCCACGCCCGGCACAAGGCCAATGCCGAGAAGCTGATCGACTTCTACTACGAGCCCCCGATCGCCGCCCAGCTGGCCGCGTTCATCAGCTACGTCTGCCCGGTCGACGGCGTCAAGGAAGACCTTGCGAAGATCGATCCGGCGCTCGCGGACAACCCCCTGATCATTCCGGACAAGGCGATGGCGGCCAAGGCCCACGCCTTCCGCACGCTCAGCAGTGAGGAAGAGACCGCGTACGAGGAGAAGTTCGCCAAGCTCATCGGAGCCTGA
- a CDS encoding gamma-aminobutyraldehyde dehydrogenase has protein sequence MGNRFQVKDRFANGAQYIDGQLRSGTSGRSHTVVDPATGEEVLTYELASTADVDEAVAAAKRAFPAWSAATPGERSDALHRLAAVLAEQAEDFAYAESLQCGKPIKLSTEFDVPGTIDNTAFFAGAARHLQGQAAAEYSGDHTSYVRREAIGVVGSIAPWNYPLQMAAWKILPAIAAGNTIVLKPAELTPLTSLMFAQAAKDAGLPDGVVNIVTGAGRDAGEHLVGHPDVVMTSFTGSTAVGKRVAEIATATVKRLHLELGGKAPFVVFDDADLEAAAHGAVAASLINTGQDCTAATRAYIQRPLHDAFVARVAALMETVRLGDPDDWATDLGPLVSHAQRDRVAGFVERARGYATVVTGGEIPGGELAAGAYYRPTLIAGAAQDSEVVQSEIFGPVLVVLPFDTDDEGIELANDTPYGLAASAWSRDVYRANRATREIKAGCVWVNDHIPIISEMPHGGYKASGFGKDMSAYSFEEYTQVKHVMYDNTAVAAKDWHRTVFGDRT, from the coding sequence ATGGGTAATCGCTTCCAGGTCAAAGACCGCTTCGCAAACGGCGCGCAGTACATCGACGGGCAGCTGAGGTCCGGAACCTCCGGGCGGTCGCACACCGTCGTCGATCCTGCGACGGGCGAGGAGGTGCTCACGTACGAGCTGGCCTCCACCGCCGACGTCGACGAGGCCGTCGCCGCCGCCAAGCGGGCCTTCCCGGCCTGGTCGGCGGCCACCCCCGGCGAGCGCTCGGACGCCCTGCACCGGCTCGCCGCCGTGCTGGCCGAACAGGCCGAGGACTTCGCGTACGCGGAATCCCTCCAGTGCGGCAAGCCGATCAAGCTGTCCACCGAGTTCGACGTACCGGGAACCATCGACAACACCGCCTTCTTCGCGGGCGCCGCCCGGCATCTGCAGGGGCAGGCGGCGGCCGAGTACTCAGGGGACCACACCTCCTACGTGCGACGCGAGGCCATCGGGGTCGTCGGCTCCATCGCCCCCTGGAACTATCCGCTCCAGATGGCCGCCTGGAAGATCCTCCCGGCGATCGCCGCGGGCAACACGATCGTCCTGAAGCCCGCCGAGCTGACCCCGCTCACGTCCCTGATGTTCGCCCAGGCGGCCAAGGACGCGGGCCTGCCGGACGGCGTGGTCAACATCGTCACCGGCGCCGGCCGGGACGCGGGCGAGCACCTGGTCGGCCACCCGGACGTGGTCATGACCTCCTTCACGGGCTCCACCGCCGTCGGCAAGCGCGTCGCCGAGATCGCCACCGCCACCGTCAAGCGGCTCCACCTGGAGCTCGGCGGCAAGGCGCCCTTCGTGGTCTTCGACGACGCCGACCTGGAGGCCGCCGCCCACGGCGCCGTCGCCGCCTCCCTGATCAACACCGGCCAGGACTGCACCGCCGCCACCCGCGCGTACATCCAGCGCCCCCTGCACGACGCGTTCGTCGCCCGCGTGGCCGCGCTGATGGAGACCGTCCGCCTCGGCGACCCCGACGACTGGGCCACCGACCTCGGCCCGCTGGTCTCGCACGCCCAGCGCGACCGGGTCGCCGGCTTCGTGGAGCGCGCCCGCGGCTACGCCACCGTCGTCACCGGCGGCGAGATCCCGGGCGGCGAGCTCGCCGCAGGCGCGTACTACCGGCCCACCCTTATCGCCGGCGCCGCCCAGGACAGCGAGGTCGTCCAGTCCGAGATCTTCGGTCCGGTCCTCGTCGTCCTCCCCTTCGACACCGACGACGAGGGCATCGAGCTCGCCAACGACACCCCGTACGGACTCGCCGCCTCCGCCTGGAGCCGCGACGTCTACCGGGCGAACCGCGCCACCCGCGAGATCAAGGCGGGCTGCGTCTGGGTCAACGACCACATCCCGATCATCAGCGAGATGCCTCACGGCGGCTACAAGGCGAGTGGCTTCGGAAAGGACATGAGCGCCTACTCCTTCGAGGAGTACACGCAGGTCAAGCACGTGATGTACGACAACACGGCGGTGGCTGCCAAGGACTGGCACCGCACCGTCTTCGGGGACCGCACCTAA
- a CDS encoding response regulator transcription factor, which yields MTIRVVVADDQELVRSGFAMILDVQEDIEVVAEVGDGAAAVAAVRELRPDVALLDVRMPVLDGIEACRTISAGTSCRTVILTTFDSDEYVYEALHAGASGFLLKDVRRDDLVHAVRVVAAGESLLAPSVARRLIEEYTAATARPAGALSAQRLEVLTARERETLLHLGRGLSNAEIAGALVVSEHTVKSHVGHVLAKLGLRDRIQAVICAYETGLIAAGTGAAGAAGSGVSPSRE from the coding sequence TTGACGATCCGTGTGGTGGTGGCGGACGACCAGGAACTAGTGCGCAGCGGGTTCGCGATGATCCTGGACGTGCAGGAGGACATCGAGGTCGTCGCGGAGGTGGGGGACGGGGCGGCGGCGGTGGCCGCGGTGCGGGAGCTGCGGCCGGACGTGGCGCTGCTGGACGTCCGGATGCCGGTGCTCGACGGGATCGAGGCGTGCCGGACGATCTCGGCCGGGACCTCGTGCCGGACGGTGATCCTGACGACCTTCGACTCGGACGAGTACGTGTACGAGGCGCTGCACGCGGGGGCGAGCGGGTTCCTGCTGAAGGACGTGCGGCGGGACGATCTGGTGCATGCCGTACGGGTGGTGGCGGCGGGCGAGTCACTGCTGGCGCCTTCGGTGGCGCGGCGGCTGATCGAGGAGTACACGGCGGCTACGGCGCGGCCGGCGGGGGCGCTGTCGGCGCAGCGGCTGGAGGTGCTGACGGCGCGGGAGCGGGAGACGCTTCTGCACCTGGGGCGGGGGCTGTCGAACGCGGAGATCGCGGGCGCGCTGGTGGTGAGCGAGCACACGGTGAAGTCCCATGTGGGCCATGTGCTGGCGAAGCTCGGGCTGCGGGACCGGATCCAGGCGGTGATCTGCGCGTACGAGACGGGTCTCATCGCGGCCGGGACGGGGGCCGCGGGCGCGGCCGGCTCTGGGGTATCTCCCTCCCGGGAGTGA